One genomic region from Lebetimonas sp. JH292 encodes:
- a CDS encoding acetolactate synthase large subunit has product MKMTGAQMVIESLIKENVEVVFGYPGGAIMNVYDEIYKQKSFQHILAKHEQGAVHMADGYARATGKVGVSMVTSGPGITNAITGIATAYADSIPLVIISGQVPTTAIGTDAFQEVDAVGITRPVTKHNFLVKDVKDLPYVMKEAFYLARSGRPGPVHIDLPKDVTAAKTFFKYPEKIDLITYKPTYKGNARAIKRAAEAIKKAKKPVFYIGGGAVLSTAADIIREIVKITKIPAVETLMARGVLRFDCPFLLGMVGMHGSYAANMAMNDADLIISLGARFDDRVTGKIDEFAKNADIVHIDIDPSQIGKVVKTKYPIVGDLKLVLEDMMPFLVEGVKPEKFEEWREILNRYKELYPLAYNDSDEVIKPQWVIQKTGEIVPEDVIITTDVGQHQMWAAQFYPFTKPRQMITSGGLGTMGYGFPAALGAKRGVKEKLVVNFSGDGSIMMNIQEVLTGYKYNLPVINIILNNNYLGMVRQWQSMFYNDRLSETDLSDVQADFVELAESMGAVGYRVSKKDEFIDALNDALTQNKVAFIDVQVDRREDVLPMVPPNSPLKNMLVFKEDK; this is encoded by the coding sequence ATGAAAATGACGGGTGCTCAAATGGTAATAGAGAGTTTGATAAAAGAAAATGTTGAGGTTGTTTTCGGATATCCGGGCGGGGCAATAATGAATGTATATGATGAAATTTATAAACAGAAATCTTTTCAGCACATTTTAGCCAAACACGAACAGGGTGCCGTTCATATGGCGGACGGTTATGCAAGGGCAACGGGTAAAGTAGGGGTTTCAATGGTTACGAGCGGTCCGGGAATTACAAATGCCATTACAGGAATTGCCACTGCATATGCAGATTCTATTCCTCTTGTAATTATTTCGGGGCAGGTTCCCACCACGGCAATTGGGACCGACGCTTTTCAGGAGGTTGATGCTGTCGGAATTACAAGACCTGTCACAAAACATAATTTTTTGGTAAAGGATGTAAAAGATTTGCCTTATGTGATGAAAGAGGCTTTTTATCTTGCAAGAAGCGGAAGACCGGGGCCTGTTCATATAGATCTCCCAAAAGACGTAACCGCAGCCAAAACATTTTTTAAATATCCGGAAAAAATAGATTTAATAACTTATAAGCCTACATATAAAGGCAATGCAAGAGCTATTAAAAGAGCTGCAGAAGCCATTAAAAAAGCAAAAAAACCTGTATTTTATATAGGCGGTGGTGCGGTACTCAGCACAGCGGCCGATATTATAAGAGAAATAGTTAAAATAACAAAAATACCGGCAGTTGAAACATTAATGGCAAGAGGTGTTTTAAGATTTGACTGTCCGTTTCTTTTAGGAATGGTGGGAATGCACGGCTCATATGCTGCCAATATGGCTATGAATGATGCAGATTTGATAATTTCCTTAGGGGCCAGATTTGATGACAGGGTTACAGGAAAAATAGACGAATTCGCTAAAAATGCAGATATTGTTCATATTGATATAGACCCTAGTCAAATAGGTAAAGTGGTTAAGACCAAATATCCTATAGTAGGGGATTTAAAATTAGTACTCGAAGATATGATGCCGTTTTTGGTAGAGGGTGTAAAACCTGAAAAGTTTGAAGAATGGCGCGAAATTTTAAACAGATATAAAGAACTTTACCCTTTGGCTTACAATGACAGCGATGAAGTAATAAAACCTCAATGGGTAATACAAAAAACCGGTGAAATTGTTCCCGAAGATGTAATAATTACTACCGATGTTGGTCAGCATCAGATGTGGGCTGCCCAGTTTTATCCGTTTACAAAGCCAAGACAGATGATTACAAGCGGAGGTTTGGGAACAATGGGATACGGTTTTCCGGCAGCGCTTGGAGCTAAAAGAGGGGTTAAGGAAAAACTGGTTGTTAATTTTAGCGGTGACGGAAGTATTATGATGAATATCCAGGAAGTTTTAACTGGATACAAATATAATCTGCCGGTAATAAATATTATTTTGAATAATAATTATCTTGGAATGGTAAGACAGTGGCAGAGTATGTTTTATAATGACAGACTTAGTGAAACCGATTTAAGCGATGTTCAGGCCGATTTTGTAGAACTTGCCGAGAGTATGGGCGCAGTAGGTTACAGGGTTAGTAAAAAAGATGAATTTATCGATGCATTAAACGACGCTTTAACTCAAAATAAAGTAGCATTTATTGATGTTCAGGTTGACAGAAGGGAAGATGTGCTTCCAATGGTGCCGCCTAACAGCCCTCTTAAAAATATGCTTGTATTTAAGGAAGACAAATGA
- the ilvN gene encoding acetolactate synthase small subunit codes for MKRIISVIVENEHGVLARVVNMFAARGYNITSLTVAPIPNTEFSRMTIMSEGDPKVFEQIVKQLYKLIPVYKVIESSDFIEKEMTMVKFSIENNLSDIDALARCYNGSISNVGEKHVIVSVVDRPERIDNFLKAIKRFKPVDIVRSGVSVIER; via the coding sequence ATGAAAAGAATAATATCTGTAATAGTTGAAAATGAACATGGAGTTTTGGCAAGAGTGGTGAATATGTTTGCTGCAAGGGGATATAATATTACATCATTAACCGTAGCCCCGATTCCAAACACCGAGTTTTCAAGAATGACAATAATGAGTGAAGGTGATCCAAAAGTATTTGAACAAATTGTTAAACAGCTTTATAAGTTGATTCCGGTTTATAAAGTAATTGAAAGCAGTGATTTTATAGAAAAAGAAATGACAATGGTTAAATTTTCGATAGAAAATAATCTCTCAGATATCGATGCACTTGCCAGATGTTATAACGGAAGTATAAGCAATGTCGGGGAAAAGCATGTGATTGTAAGTGTTGTTGACAGACCTGAGAGAATTGATAATTTTTTAAAGGCAATTAAAAGATTTAAGCCTGTTGATATAGTCAGAAGCGGCGTCAGTGTAATTGAAAGATAA
- the lpxD gene encoding UDP-3-O-(3-hydroxymyristoyl)glucosamine N-acyltransferase, which translates to MAKECKMANEIKEFNLKEICKYLDIECPDSDKKIIGINTLQDAGENEISFLENKKYEKFLSNTKAGAVLVREEDAKKLPQNVIPLITEEPYLKLAILTKLFIFAPWENGGYQINKDALVDSSVRIGKGARIGKNVVVMPNAVIGPYVEIDEGSTIYPNVTIYRDTKIGKNVTIHAGSVIGSDGFGYAHTKEGKHIKIYHLGKVVIEDDVEIGANTTVDRAVFGETLIKKGSKIDNLVQIGHNCEIGEYSILVSQVGLSGSSKLGRNVIMGGQSATAGHLEIAPFTTIAARGGVTKTVKNPGIYGGFPLMPHKSWLKLQAILSKLLKKD; encoded by the coding sequence ATGGCAAAAGAATGTAAAATGGCAAATGAGATTAAAGAATTTAATTTAAAAGAAATATGTAAATATTTGGATATTGAATGTCCGGACAGTGATAAAAAAATTATTGGAATAAATACTTTGCAGGATGCAGGGGAAAATGAAATAAGTTTTTTGGAAAATAAAAAATATGAAAAATTTTTAAGCAATACCAAAGCGGGGGCTGTTTTAGTAAGAGAGGAAGATGCCAAAAAATTACCTCAAAATGTAATTCCCTTAATTACAGAAGAACCGTATTTAAAACTGGCCATTCTTACAAAATTATTTATTTTTGCCCCATGGGAAAACGGAGGATATCAGATAAATAAAGATGCATTAGTGGACAGTTCCGTTAGGATTGGAAAAGGTGCAAGAATAGGCAAAAATGTTGTAGTTATGCCAAATGCCGTAATAGGCCCTTACGTTGAAATAGATGAGGGAAGCACAATTTACCCGAATGTAACTATTTACAGGGATACAAAAATAGGTAAAAACGTAACAATTCACGCAGGAAGTGTTATAGGAAGCGACGGATTTGGATATGCGCATACAAAAGAAGGAAAACATATAAAAATATATCATTTGGGAAAAGTTGTAATAGAAGATGATGTTGAAATAGGGGCAAATACCACTGTTGACAGAGCGGTATTTGGTGAAACACTGATAAAAAAAGGTTCTAAAATAGACAATCTTGTTCAAATAGGACATAACTGTGAGATAGGGGAATATTCTATATTGGTTTCACAAGTCGGGCTTTCAGGTTCTTCCAAACTTGGAAGAAATGTCATAATGGGCGGACAGAGTGCAACCGCCGGTCATCTTGAAATTGCCCCGTTTACTACAATTGCAGCAAGAGGAGGTGTTACAAAAACTGTAAAAAATCCCGGAATTTACGGAGGTTTTCCTTTAATGCCCCATAAAAGCTGGCTGAAACTGCAGGCAATTCTTTCAAAACTCCTGAAAAAAGATTGA
- a CDS encoding cysteine desulfurase family protein: protein MKVYLDNNSTTPMDEKVKKIYCQSSDIFGNVNVIYDLGIEARKAMNKAYDIIYPGIGASDEDDILITSSTTEGNNAVIKTFLDAYLKGSDKKHIITTIAEHSSIKAPCAYAKTLGMEVTYLYTDENGRIKLDELVDAIRDDTALISVLFASNESGAIQPIKEIGEIAKKYNIPFHCDGAQAIGKSKLNVRELGVDYFTFSAHKFHGPKGIGGLYIKKGAPFLNLIHGGNQMGGKRGGSVYLNGMVAMAEALRLANEHLDEMYTKVAKLRDKLEDAILQIPDTKTYVDKKQRLPNSVIASFRGIEGEAMLWDLNLNKIYAATGSSCSSERLEGSEVLEALGEDPEIAHTGIIFSLSRFTTEEEIDYVIEKLPKIVERLRSISMTYAKVKPN from the coding sequence ATGAAAGTATATTTGGATAATAATTCCACAACACCAATGGATGAAAAAGTAAAAAAGATATATTGCCAAAGCAGCGATATTTTCGGGAATGTAAATGTTATTTATGATTTGGGTATAGAGGCAAGAAAGGCCATGAACAAAGCATATGATATTATTTATCCCGGAATTGGCGCAAGTGACGAAGACGATATTTTAATTACCTCTTCCACGACAGAGGGAAACAATGCCGTAATTAAAACTTTTTTGGATGCCTATCTTAAAGGAAGTGACAAAAAACATATAATTACCACTATTGCTGAACACAGCTCAATAAAAGCGCCATGTGCTTATGCAAAAACTTTGGGGATGGAGGTTACATATCTTTATACCGATGAAAACGGAAGAATAAAGCTTGATGAACTGGTTGATGCAATAAGAGATGATACGGCTCTTATTAGTGTATTATTTGCAAGTAATGAAAGCGGTGCGATTCAACCTATTAAAGAGATTGGCGAGATAGCAAAAAAATATAATATCCCTTTTCACTGTGACGGAGCCCAGGCTATAGGAAAATCAAAGCTTAATGTAAGAGAACTCGGAGTTGATTATTTTACATTTTCGGCTCATAAATTTCACGGACCAAAAGGAATTGGAGGATTATATATTAAAAAAGGAGCTCCTTTTCTCAATTTGATACACGGGGGAAATCAAATGGGAGGAAAAAGAGGAGGCAGTGTATACTTAAACGGAATGGTTGCAATGGCTGAAGCTTTAAGATTGGCAAATGAGCATTTGGATGAAATGTACACAAAAGTTGCAAAACTCAGAGATAAACTTGAAGATGCAATTTTACAAATTCCTGATACTAAAACATATGTAGATAAAAAACAGAGGCTTCCAAACAGTGTAATTGCATCATTTAGGGGAATTGAAGGTGAAGCTATGCTATGGGATTTGAATTTAAATAAAATATATGCTGCAACAGGAAGCAGCTGCTCAAGTGAAAGGCTTGAAGGAAGCGAAGTGCTTGAGGCTTTGGGGGAAGACCCTGAAATAGCACATACCGGTATAATTTTTTCATTAAGCAGATTTACAACTGAAGAAGAAATAGATTATGTAATAGAAAAGTTACCAAAAATTGTTGAGAGACTAAGAAGCATATCAATGACATATGCAAAAGTAAAGCCTAATTAA
- a CDS encoding iron-sulfur cluster assembly scaffold protein NifU gives MGRNDLITGNVWEQYSNKVIERMNNPKFLGEFSEEEAKKRGAKLVVADFGSEACGDSVRLYWLVDPKTDKIIDARFKSFGCGTAIASSDMMTELTIGKTVDEAMKITNLDVEKALRDEPDKPAFPPQKMHCSVMAYDVIIEAAAKYKGEDAKKLKNSEIVCECARVTRGEIEEIVRKHNVKTIEELQKYTDAGTYCKSCVAPGGHEERDVYLVDIIKEVQEEMKKEKFEKGAESQKFEDMSLVKKIKAVEEILDKKIKPALAMDGGSLELIDVKENGDKFEVYVRYLGACASCASGMMTLMGIEDELNRSLNTDKIKVIQI, from the coding sequence ATGGGAAGAAACGATTTAATAACAGGAAATGTCTGGGAACAGTATTCAAATAAAGTGATTGAAAGAATGAATAATCCGAAATTTTTAGGAGAATTCAGTGAAGAAGAAGCTAAAAAAAGAGGGGCAAAATTGGTGGTTGCCGATTTTGGAAGTGAAGCGTGCGGGGACAGTGTAAGACTTTACTGGCTGGTTGATCCTAAAACAGATAAAATAATTGATGCGAGATTTAAATCTTTCGGATGCGGAACGGCGATAGCCTCTTCGGATATGATGACGGAACTTACCATCGGTAAAACAGTGGACGAAGCTATGAAAATTACAAATCTGGATGTTGAAAAAGCATTGAGGGACGAACCGGACAAACCTGCATTTCCACCTCAGAAAATGCACTGTAGCGTAATGGCGTATGATGTAATTATTGAAGCGGCGGCCAAATATAAAGGTGAAGATGCAAAAAAACTTAAAAATAGTGAAATAGTCTGTGAATGTGCAAGGGTTACAAGAGGGGAAATCGAAGAAATAGTAAGAAAACATAATGTAAAAACTATTGAAGAGCTTCAAAAATACACTGACGCCGGTACGTATTGCAAAAGCTGCGTAGCCCCAGGGGGACATGAAGAAAGAGATGTATATTTAGTGGATATTATAAAAGAAGTCCAAGAAGAGATGAAAAAAGAAAAATTTGAAAAAGGGGCTGAATCTCAAAAATTTGAAGATATGAGTCTGGTTAAAAAAATTAAAGCTGTTGAAGAGATACTTGATAAAAAAATAAAACCGGCTTTAGCAATGGACGGCGGAAGTCTGGAACTCATTGATGTAAAGGAAAACGGCGATAAATTTGAAGTGTATGTAAGATATCTTGGGGCATGTGCTTCATGTGCCAGCGGAATGATGACATTAATGGGTATAGAAGATGAGCTCAACAGAAGTTTAAATACTGATAAAATAAAAGTAATACAGATATAA
- a CDS encoding L-aspartate oxidase: MQYDILVIGSGIAGMMAAIEAKELGSNVAIVTKKSPMANNSFMAKGGINAALNNMKDGDSIEHHIEDTLKSGIGLAEEEAVRIFCENAPQVIRNLHRKYKVPFTTLPDGRLAQRPFGGTKFKRTCFSADATGPAIMRALNKTIKELDIPSITNHFAINLLINDGKVAGATFLDETNEEIKIIKAKAVIVATGGYAGLYRGYTTNITDATGDGVAMGLRAGLEAMDLEFIQFHPTGLEGTNYLISEAARAEGGKLINSDGKEFVDELNTRDFVTRAIVKQLNKGKKVYLDLTMIDEEIINTKLINLKKRVKSLKGIDISKEPIPLNPLAHYTMGGIKTDTFGFTSIEGVFYAGEAGNNGVNGANRLGGNSLSEGAVFGKITGYEAVKYSFRQKTFVDIPNDTIQKDKELINKLKRKIDAKRIKHEIGELLFKKVGILRNGYAIKKALDKLKTIKNTLNENDEKDSNLKEKLECVNAIDISKALAKAALYREESRGAHFRLDYPEQDYSFTHHTITKIEE, from the coding sequence ATGCAATATGATATTTTGGTAATTGGCAGCGGAATTGCAGGAATGATGGCTGCCATTGAGGCTAAAGAGCTTGGAAGCAATGTTGCAATTGTTACAAAAAAATCCCCAATGGCTAACAATTCATTTATGGCAAAAGGCGGAATAAACGCCGCTCTAAATAATATGAAAGACGGAGATTCAATTGAACATCACATAGAAGACACATTAAAAAGCGGTATAGGACTGGCGGAAGAAGAAGCAGTCAGAATTTTTTGCGAAAACGCTCCCCAGGTAATCAGAAATCTGCACAGAAAATACAAAGTTCCTTTTACCACACTTCCCGATGGAAGACTTGCCCAAAGACCCTTTGGCGGAACAAAATTCAAAAGAACATGTTTCTCAGCCGATGCTACAGGTCCCGCAATTATGAGAGCACTGAATAAAACAATAAAAGAACTTGATATTCCGAGTATTACAAATCATTTTGCAATTAATTTATTAATAAACGATGGGAAAGTTGCAGGGGCCACATTTTTAGATGAAACCAATGAAGAAATAAAAATAATAAAAGCAAAAGCGGTTATAGTCGCAACAGGAGGATATGCGGGGCTTTACAGAGGATATACTACAAATATTACAGACGCGACGGGCGACGGAGTAGCAATGGGGCTTAGAGCCGGGCTGGAAGCCATGGATTTGGAATTTATACAATTTCATCCGACAGGTCTTGAAGGGACAAACTATTTAATTTCCGAGGCTGCAAGAGCGGAGGGAGGAAAACTTATAAACAGCGACGGGAAAGAATTTGTAGATGAACTCAATACAAGAGATTTTGTTACCCGTGCAATAGTAAAACAATTAAATAAAGGCAAAAAAGTATATCTGGACTTGACAATGATAGATGAAGAGATAATAAATACAAAGCTTATTAATCTTAAAAAAAGAGTTAAATCACTAAAAGGAATAGATATAAGCAAAGAGCCAATTCCTTTAAATCCGTTAGCCCATTATACCATGGGTGGTATTAAAACGGACACATTCGGTTTTACAAGCATAGAAGGTGTTTTTTATGCAGGTGAAGCTGGAAATAACGGTGTAAACGGTGCAAACAGGCTTGGAGGCAATTCTTTAAGCGAAGGAGCGGTATTTGGAAAAATTACAGGATACGAAGCCGTTAAATATTCTTTCAGGCAAAAAACATTTGTCGACATACCGAATGATACAATACAAAAAGACAAAGAATTAATAAACAAATTAAAAAGAAAAATAGACGCAAAAAGAATAAAACATGAAATAGGCGAACTGTTATTTAAAAAAGTGGGTATTTTAAGAAACGGATATGCAATAAAAAAAGCGCTCGACAAATTAAAAACCATCAAAAATACTTTAAATGAAAATGATGAAAAAGATTCAAATTTAAAAGAAAAATTGGAATGTGTAAATGCAATTGATATTTCTAAAGCCTTGGCAAAAGCGGCACTTTACAGGGAAGAAAGCAGAGGCGCCCATTTCAGACTTGATTATCCTGAACAGGATTATTCATTTACTCATCACACTATTACAAAAATAGAGGAATAA
- a CDS encoding plasminogen-binding N-terminal domain-containing protein, whose product MKRILILFVLISSLMGYEVTIKSIQNDKISVDKYVKKGVSGIVLCPYENKNIICAKATLFGTEGKLSVYDSLENNSFAIPVAIPKPGDKIILAKNYNRIMIIAPNQQSYLKAKELFKNKTLISPDIFATFLDENPTKSDFINFAKKMDIGLYAFVLDKIYLVDSYSFYAIKEFSAEKNYKYTEPFFVTYPNFHIEGNVFSKVKNLFKQSIGLYAKYYKSLIKE is encoded by the coding sequence ATGAAGAGGATTTTAATCTTATTTGTTTTAATAAGCTCTTTAATGGGTTATGAAGTTACAATTAAAAGTATACAAAATGATAAAATAAGTGTAGACAAATATGTAAAAAAGGGCGTAAGCGGAATAGTTTTGTGTCCTTATGAAAATAAAAATATAATTTGTGCGAAGGCCACACTTTTTGGCACTGAAGGTAAATTGAGTGTTTATGATAGTTTGGAAAATAACTCTTTTGCTATTCCTGTAGCCATACCAAAACCCGGTGATAAAATCATCCTGGCAAAAAATTACAACAGAATAATGATTATCGCCCCAAATCAGCAAAGTTATTTAAAAGCTAAAGAATTATTTAAAAATAAAACACTGATTTCTCCTGATATTTTTGCGACTTTTTTGGACGAAAATCCGACAAAGAGTGATTTTATAAATTTTGCAAAAAAGATGGATATAGGTTTGTATGCTTTTGTTTTGGATAAAATATATCTTGTGGATTCATACAGCTTTTATGCCATAAAAGAGTTTTCAGCCGAAAAAAATTATAAATACACCGAGCCTTTTTTTGTAACCTATCCAAATTTTCATATAGAGGGAAATGTTTTTTCAAAAGTTAAAAATCTGTTTAAACAAAGTATCGGTTTATATGCCAAATATTACAAAAGTTTAATAAAGGAATAA
- a CDS encoding FAD-binding oxidoreductase: MIESRHIENLKNIVGDEDIKTDKAHLRAYSYDATKEHFYPDAVIFPENEKQISEILKYCNNNKIAVIPRGAGSGFTGGALPVNGGIILAVEKYMNKIIEIDEKDMVAVVQPGVINAHLQKEVEKKGLFYPPDPASMDYSTIGGNVAENAGGMRAAKYGLTKDYVMCLRAVLPNGDIIRAGKRTIKDVAGYNVAGILIASEGTLAVLTEITLKLRPKPKMKKTYMGIFENVVDAMNAVYKSLSSGAVPVAMEFMDALVVRALREKLGVNLPEWAGALLIGDVDGNVEEEIDYQLKILEKSFKQNGAKEFIATAEKEKSEEIWFARRNASQSITIYGSKKLNEDISVPRSKLPDALKGIEEIGKKYNVVIPCFGHSGDGNIHVNVMVDGENEDEVKRGYKAVEEIFKLVVSLEGTLSGEHGIGLSKAPFMKLAFSAAEMNLFKRIKNAFDPNGILNPGKMGI, encoded by the coding sequence ATGATTGAAAGCAGACATATAGAGAATTTAAAAAACATTGTGGGTGATGAGGATATCAAAACAGACAAAGCTCATTTAAGGGCGTATTCCTATGATGCCACAAAAGAACATTTTTATCCGGATGCGGTAATATTTCCTGAAAATGAAAAACAAATAAGTGAAATTTTAAAATATTGCAATAATAATAAAATAGCTGTAATTCCAAGAGGTGCGGGAAGCGGTTTTACAGGCGGGGCGCTTCCGGTAAACGGGGGGATTATACTGGCTGTGGAAAAATATATGAATAAAATAATTGAAATAGACGAAAAAGATATGGTTGCAGTGGTTCAGCCAGGGGTTATTAATGCACATCTTCAAAAAGAAGTAGAAAAAAAAGGTCTTTTTTATCCACCGGATCCCGCAAGTATGGATTATTCCACAATAGGCGGAAATGTGGCTGAAAACGCAGGCGGTATGAGAGCCGCAAAATACGGACTTACAAAAGATTATGTAATGTGTCTCAGGGCTGTTTTACCAAACGGGGATATTATAAGGGCAGGGAAAAGGACAATAAAAGATGTAGCCGGATATAATGTGGCGGGGATATTAATAGCAAGCGAAGGAACTTTGGCTGTATTGACGGAAATAACGCTGAAACTGCGTCCAAAGCCCAAAATGAAAAAAACATATATGGGGATTTTTGAAAATGTGGTAGATGCAATGAATGCCGTTTATAAATCCCTTTCATCCGGAGCCGTGCCTGTTGCCATGGAATTTATGGATGCCCTTGTTGTAAGGGCGCTGAGGGAAAAATTAGGGGTTAATCTGCCTGAATGGGCCGGGGCTTTACTTATAGGCGATGTTGACGGAAATGTTGAAGAAGAAATTGATTATCAATTAAAAATTTTGGAAAAATCATTTAAGCAAAACGGGGCTAAAGAATTTATTGCAACGGCAGAGAAAGAAAAATCAGAAGAAATATGGTTTGCGAGGAGGAATGCAAGTCAGTCTATTACAATATACGGAAGTAAAAAATTAAATGAAGATATATCTGTACCAAGAAGTAAACTTCCGGATGCACTAAAAGGAATAGAGGAAATAGGGAAAAAATATAATGTGGTAATTCCCTGTTTCGGGCATTCCGGGGACGGGAACATCCATGTAAATGTAATGGTTGACGGTGAAAATGAAGATGAGGTTAAAAGGGGTTATAAAGCGGTGGAAGAAATTTTTAAACTTGTTGTTTCCCTTGAGGGAACACTCAGCGGGGAGCACGGAATAGGTCTTAGCAAGGCTCCTTTTATGAAACTTGCATTCAGCGCGGCTGAAATGAATCTGTTTAAAAGAATAAAAAATGCATTTGATCCAAACGGAATACTTAATCCCGGTAAAATGGGAATATAA